Proteins from a genomic interval of Beijerinckia indica subsp. indica ATCC 9039:
- a CDS encoding helix-turn-helix domain-containing protein yields the protein MITAGQLRAARALLGIDQRRLAELSNLSLPTIQRMEASEDVIRGTVDSLMKLVSALDTAGIELIGENVSSLAGGRGVRLKEPAAMLELNTQTSGKPDLPAQER from the coding sequence ATGATCACGGCAGGACAGCTGCGCGCGGCGCGTGCGCTCCTTGGGATCGACCAACGTCGATTGGCCGAACTGTCCAACCTTTCGCTGCCGACGATCCAGCGGATGGAGGCCAGTGAAGATGTGATCCGCGGCACGGTGGATTCCTTGATGAAGCTCGTGAGCGCTCTCGACACGGCTGGCATCGAGCTCATTGGCGAGAATGTTTCGAGCCTTGCTGGTGGGCGAGGTGTGCGGCTCAAGGAGCCTGCGGCAATGCTGGAGCTCAATACACAAACATCCGGCAAGCCAGATCTTCCTGCTCAGGAGAGATAG